The following proteins come from a genomic window of Bradyrhizobium paxllaeri:
- a CDS encoding IS110 family transposase, with protein MMAQDEVVVVGIDVAKDKVDACIRSLSQWQTFPSTAEGQRALIRWLRKHRGGKAAMEASGGYEQDWAKALREARIEVRIVDPKRVRSFARSAGRLAKNDPIDAEMIAWFAETFTEAPGQAYDAARERLVKIVNARQGLLDLQTSLKNSGEHSVPDVVQKMQARLLKKIAVEVAKLDTAIAAQVKATPHFAELAEIIESVPGLGKITSAGLIATMPELGQVNDNIVAALLGVAPYDDDSGQRRGNRHIKGGRRKARNLFYMPCMGAATQHNPVLKAFYDRLIAKGKEPKVALTACMRKLIVILNTMIARRQKWDANRYKVSDPARLPPSACPA; from the coding sequence ATGATGGCACAAGATGAGGTCGTTGTCGTCGGTATTGATGTGGCCAAGGACAAGGTGGATGCGTGCATTCGCTCGCTGTCTCAATGGCAGACGTTCCCAAGTACCGCGGAGGGGCAGCGTGCCCTGATCCGCTGGCTTCGCAAACACAGGGGCGGCAAGGCAGCCATGGAGGCTTCCGGCGGTTATGAGCAGGACTGGGCCAAGGCGCTGCGCGAGGCCCGCATCGAAGTCCGGATCGTCGACCCGAAGCGGGTGCGCAGCTTCGCCCGCTCGGCCGGACGCCTCGCCAAGAACGATCCGATCGATGCGGAGATGATCGCCTGGTTCGCCGAGACCTTCACCGAAGCACCGGGCCAAGCCTACGACGCGGCACGCGAGAGGTTGGTCAAGATCGTCAATGCACGCCAAGGACTGCTCGATCTACAGACTAGCTTGAAAAACAGTGGCGAGCATTCCGTGCCGGACGTCGTGCAGAAAATGCAGGCGCGGCTCTTGAAGAAGATTGCCGTCGAAGTCGCCAAGCTCGATACTGCGATCGCAGCCCAGGTCAAAGCGACACCGCATTTTGCCGAGCTCGCCGAGATCATCGAGAGCGTGCCGGGACTTGGCAAGATCACTTCCGCCGGACTGATCGCGACGATGCCGGAACTGGGCCAGGTGAACGACAATATCGTCGCGGCCTTGTTGGGGGTAGCACCTTACGATGACGATAGTGGCCAACGGCGGGGCAACCGCCACATCAAGGGCGGACGCCGAAAGGCCCGCAACCTCTTCTACATGCCTTGCATGGGAGCTGCGACCCAGCACAACCCCGTGCTCAAGGCGTTCTATGACCGCCTGATCGCCAAGGGAAAGGAGCCGAAGGTTGCGCTCACCGCCTGTATGCGCAAGCTCATCGTCATCCTCAACACCATGATCGCGCGACGCCAAAAATGGGACGCCAACCGCTACAAAGTGAGCGACCCCGCTCGGCTTCCGCCGAGCGCATGCCCAGCCTAA
- a CDS encoding HigA family addiction module antitoxin — protein MAKKLPPIHPGEILREEFLVPLKLTPYAVAAALHVPRTRIERIAREEKPITADTALRLGKFFKTGAAFWMNIQARYDLEKAEDVLAPQIKKIASYEAA, from the coding sequence ATGGCAAAGAAACTTCCGCCGATTCACCCCGGCGAAATCTTGCGGGAAGAGTTTCTCGTTCCGCTCAAGCTGACGCCCTACGCCGTCGCAGCGGCGCTGCACGTGCCGCGCACCCGGATCGAACGCATCGCGCGCGAAGAAAAGCCCATTACGGCTGACACCGCGCTGCGGCTCGGCAAGTTCTTCAAGACCGGCGCTGCGTTCTGGATGAACATTCAGGCGCGCTACGACCTCGAAAAGGCCGAAGACGTGCTCGCCCCGCAGATCAAAAAGATTGCGTCCTACGAGGCGGCGTGA
- the recG gene encoding ATP-dependent DNA helicase RecG, producing the protein MRPTLLNSLFAPVTSLPGVGPKQDKLLRYLLGRDETPRLVDLLLHLPASVIDRRARPKIREAAQGTVVTLEVTVDRHRPPPPRNSRAPYLVYASDDTGDVVLTFFRAKPGYVEKLLPVGEKRYVSGTLQMYDGIPQIVHPDRVVDEAAFSKLSGIDPVYPLTQGLALGSLRRAIAQALQKAPELPEWISPEVIRRCSFPPIREALNRVHVPVELTDILPDGPFWSRLAFDELLAGQLALALVRAQLRRPAGDRNAGDGHLRHRIIDALPYALTASQREAVAAITADLLQPVRMLRLLQGDVGSGKTVVALLAAAAVTEAGKQAALMAPTEILARQHIKTIAPLAERAGLRVAILTGREKGKERREILAQLEAGEIDFLVGTHALIQDDVIFKALALAVVDEQHRFGVRERLALTNKGEAVDVLVLSATPIPRTLVLTYFGDMDVSELREKPAGRQPIETRAVPASRLDEVVDAVGRALKAGKLVYWICPLVEESEAEGTEHLTNATERFEKLQKRFGDKVGLVHGQMKGTEKDRVMAQFAAHEIGLLVATTVVEVGVDVPAATIMVIENAERFGLAQLHQLRGRIGRGSEASTCLLLYKEPLGEMSKARLKVIRETTDGFRIAEEDLKLRGEGDVLGIRQSGLPGYRIARSDVHAQLITQARDEALRIMKDNPKLKGERGEALRCLLYLYERDEAVPLIGAG; encoded by the coding sequence ATGCGTCCCACTTTGCTCAATTCCTTGTTTGCACCGGTCACGAGCCTTCCCGGCGTCGGGCCGAAGCAGGACAAGCTGTTGCGCTACCTGCTTGGCCGCGATGAGACGCCGCGGCTGGTCGATCTGCTGCTGCATCTGCCGGCCAGCGTGATCGACCGCCGGGCGCGGCCGAAGATCCGCGAGGCGGCACAGGGAACCGTGGTGACGCTGGAGGTCACCGTGGATCGCCACCGCCCGCCTCCGCCGCGCAATTCCCGCGCGCCCTACCTTGTCTATGCCTCTGACGATACCGGCGACGTCGTGCTGACATTCTTCCGCGCCAAGCCCGGCTATGTCGAGAAGCTGCTGCCGGTCGGCGAGAAGCGCTACGTGTCGGGCACGCTGCAGATGTATGACGGCATCCCGCAGATCGTGCATCCCGACCGTGTCGTCGATGAGGCGGCATTCTCGAAACTCAGCGGCATCGATCCGGTCTATCCGCTGACCCAAGGCCTCGCGCTGGGTTCGCTACGCCGCGCGATCGCGCAGGCGCTGCAGAAGGCCCCCGAGCTTCCCGAATGGATCAGCCCGGAAGTGATCCGCCGCTGCAGCTTTCCGCCAATCCGCGAGGCGCTCAATCGCGTGCACGTGCCGGTCGAACTCACCGACATTTTGCCTGATGGCCCGTTCTGGTCACGGCTCGCCTTCGACGAACTCTTGGCCGGCCAACTGGCGCTGGCGCTGGTGCGCGCGCAACTCCGGCGTCCGGCCGGCGACCGCAATGCCGGCGACGGCCATCTGCGCCACAGGATCATCGACGCCCTGCCCTACGCGCTGACGGCGTCACAGCGCGAGGCGGTCGCCGCCATCACCGCGGATTTGCTCCAACCGGTGCGGATGCTGCGTCTGCTGCAAGGCGATGTCGGCTCCGGCAAGACGGTGGTGGCGCTGCTCGCCGCCGCCGCTGTCACCGAGGCCGGCAAGCAGGCCGCGCTGATGGCGCCGACCGAAATTCTCGCCCGCCAGCATATCAAGACCATCGCCCCGCTGGCCGAACGCGCGGGCTTGCGGGTCGCCATCCTGACCGGTCGCGAGAAGGGCAAGGAGCGGCGCGAGATTTTGGCGCAGCTCGAAGCCGGCGAGATCGATTTTCTGGTCGGCACGCACGCGCTGATCCAGGACGACGTGATCTTCAAGGCGCTGGCGCTGGCGGTGGTCGACGAACAGCACCGTTTCGGCGTCCGCGAACGCCTTGCGCTCACCAACAAGGGCGAAGCCGTCGACGTGCTGGTGCTGAGCGCGACGCCGATCCCGCGCACGCTGGTGCTGACATACTTTGGCGACATGGATGTATCCGAGTTGCGCGAGAAGCCCGCCGGCCGGCAGCCGATCGAAACCCGCGCGGTTCCGGCCAGCCGCCTCGACGAGGTCGTCGACGCGGTTGGCCGCGCGCTCAAGGCCGGCAAGCTGGTCTACTGGATCTGTCCGCTGGTCGAGGAATCCGAGGCCGAAGGCACTGAACATCTCACCAACGCCACCGAGCGCTTCGAGAAGCTGCAGAAGCGTTTTGGCGACAAGGTCGGTCTCGTCCATGGGCAGATGAAGGGCACGGAGAAAGACCGCGTGATGGCGCAGTTCGCCGCGCACGAGATCGGGCTCTTGGTGGCGACCACGGTGGTCGAGGTCGGCGTCGACGTCCCGGCCGCGACCATCATGGTGATCGAGAACGCCGAGCGTTTTGGGCTCGCGCAATTGCACCAGTTGCGCGGCCGGATCGGGCGCGGGTCGGAGGCGTCGACCTGTCTGCTGCTCTACAAGGAGCCGCTCGGCGAGATGTCGAAGGCGCGGCTGAAGGTGATCCGCGAGACCACCGACGGCTTCCGGATCGCCGAGGAGGATTTGAAGCTGCGCGGCGAAGGCGACGTGCTCGGCATCCGCCAGAGCGGCCTGCCCGGCTATCGCATCGCCCGCTCCGACGTGCACGCCCAATTGATCACGCAGGCGCGCGACGAGGCGCTGCGGATCATGAAGGACAATCCGAAACTCAAGGGCGAGCGCGGCGAGGCGCTGCGCTGCCTGCTCTACCTGTATGAGCGCGATGAAGCCGTGCCGCTGATCGGCGCGGGATGA
- the glmS gene encoding glutamine--fructose-6-phosphate transaminase (isomerizing) — protein MCGIVGILGKAPVAELLVDSLKRLEYRGYDSAGVATLEGDHLARRRAEGKLKNLEKRLQAEPLGGHTGIGHTRWATHGKPTENNAHPHATERVAVVHNGIIENFRELREALEKKGADFKTETDTEIVLHLVDSFLQKGVKPVEAVRAALSELRGAFALGFIFAGDDDLMIGARNGPPLAIGHGDGEMYLGSDAIALGPFTDTISYLEDGDWVVLTRKGAVIYDKNNAIVHRDAVKHSASTSLVDKANYRHFMAKEIHEQPEVVGHTLARYIDMASERVMLPVTLPFDFKDIQRVSITACGTANLAGYVAKYWFERLARIPVEIDIASEFRYREAPLRKGDLAIFISQSGETADTLAALRYAKGEGAHTLSVVNVPTSTIARESETVLQTLAGPEIGVASTKAFTCQLMVLASLAVAAGKARGELSEEDETKLVHGLVEIPRLMAAALTIEPQIEKLARDISKSKDVLYLGRGTSYPLALEGALKLKEISYIHAEGYAAGELKHGPIALIDENMPVVVIAPHDRVFEKTVSNMQEVAARGGNIILMTDAKGAAEATIESLVTIVLPDMASAFTPMVYAVPVQLLAYHTAVVMGTDVDQPRNLAKSVTVE, from the coding sequence ATGTGCGGCATTGTCGGCATTCTTGGGAAAGCTCCGGTCGCGGAGCTCCTGGTAGACTCACTCAAGCGGCTTGAATATCGCGGCTATGATTCCGCAGGGGTCGCCACGCTGGAAGGCGATCACCTCGCGCGCCGGCGCGCCGAGGGCAAGCTGAAGAACCTGGAAAAGCGGCTGCAGGCCGAACCGCTCGGCGGTCACACCGGCATCGGGCACACGCGCTGGGCGACCCACGGCAAGCCGACCGAGAACAATGCGCATCCGCACGCGACCGAACGCGTCGCCGTGGTCCACAACGGCATCATCGAGAACTTCCGCGAGCTGCGCGAGGCGCTGGAGAAGAAGGGGGCTGACTTCAAGACCGAAACCGACACCGAGATCGTGCTCCACCTCGTCGACAGCTTTCTGCAAAAGGGCGTCAAGCCGGTCGAGGCGGTGAGGGCGGCGCTGTCGGAATTGCGCGGCGCGTTCGCGCTCGGCTTCATCTTCGCCGGCGATGATGACCTGATGATCGGCGCCCGCAACGGCCCGCCGCTTGCCATTGGTCATGGCGATGGCGAGATGTATCTGGGCTCGGATGCGATCGCGCTCGGGCCGTTCACCGATACGATCAGCTACCTCGAAGACGGCGACTGGGTGGTGCTGACGCGCAAGGGCGCGGTCATCTACGACAAGAACAACGCCATCGTGCACCGCGACGCGGTCAAGCACTCAGCCTCGACCTCGCTGGTCGACAAGGCGAACTACCGCCACTTCATGGCCAAGGAAATCCACGAGCAGCCGGAAGTGGTCGGGCACACGCTGGCGCGCTATATCGACATGGCGAGCGAGCGCGTCATGCTGCCGGTCACGCTGCCGTTCGACTTCAAGGACATCCAGCGCGTTTCGATCACGGCCTGCGGCACCGCGAACCTTGCCGGTTACGTCGCCAAATACTGGTTCGAGCGGCTGGCGCGCATTCCGGTCGAAATCGATATCGCCTCCGAATTCCGCTACCGCGAGGCGCCGTTGCGCAAGGGCGATCTTGCGATCTTCATCTCGCAGTCCGGCGAGACCGCCGATACGCTGGCCGCGCTGCGCTACGCCAAGGGCGAGGGCGCTCACACGCTGTCTGTCGTGAACGTGCCGACCTCGACGATCGCGCGCGAAAGCGAGACCGTGCTGCAGACGCTGGCCGGTCCCGAAATCGGCGTCGCCTCGACCAAGGCGTTCACCTGCCAGTTGATGGTGCTGGCCTCGCTCGCGGTCGCCGCCGGCAAGGCGCGCGGCGAACTGTCCGAGGAGGACGAAACCAAGCTCGTGCATGGTCTGGTCGAGATCCCGCGGCTGATGGCGGCGGCGCTGACCATCGAGCCGCAGATCGAGAAGCTGGCGCGCGACATCTCGAAATCCAAGGACGTGCTCTATCTCGGCCGCGGCACCAGCTATCCGCTGGCGCTGGAGGGCGCGCTGAAGCTGAAGGAAATTTCGTACATTCACGCCGAAGGCTATGCCGCCGGCGAACTCAAGCACGGGCCGATCGCGCTGATTGACGAAAACATGCCGGTCGTGGTGATCGCGCCGCATGACCGGGTGTTCGAAAAGACCGTCTCCAACATGCAGGAAGTCGCGGCCCGCGGCGGCAACATCATCCTGATGACCGACGCCAAGGGGGCGGCGGAAGCCACCATCGAATCGCTGGTCACGATCGTGCTGCCCGACATGGCCTCGGCGTTCACCCCGATGGTCTATGCCGTCCCGGTGCAACTGCTGGCCTATCATACCGCCGTGGTGATGGGCACGGACGTGGATCAGCCGCGAAATCTCGCCAAATCGGTAACGGTCGAATAG
- a CDS encoding bacteriocin codes for MSTPPMHNSEASPEVHELTDDQLEQVSGGKPSAVRDRPVEYLVITLKDVIIT; via the coding sequence ATGAGCACGCCCCCCATGCACAATTCCGAAGCCAGCCCCGAAGTGCACGAACTGACCGACGACCAACTCGAACAGGTCTCAGGCGGAAAGCCGAGCGCGGTCCGCGATAGGCCAGTGGAGTACCTCGTCATCACACTGAAAGATGTGATCATCACGTAG
- a CDS encoding DUF502 domain-containing protein: MNREELPPTAPPEEPLLEEHHAGLVARFRNYFLTGLIVAGPVAITLYLTWWFVNWVDNLVRPFVPTAYRPETYLPFGLPGSGLIVAVFALTMLGFLTANLIGRTLVDLGERLLGRMPVVRAIYRGLKQVFETLFSGKGSSFRKVGLVEFPSPGMWSIVLISQSPSANVASQLPGQEEHISVFLPCAPNPTTGFFFYVPKSKIIEVDMSTEDAATLIMSAGVVQPGSDPQKRNAALAGMANAARVANSAAALQPAPAKVKVE, translated from the coding sequence ATGAACCGCGAAGAACTGCCCCCGACCGCGCCTCCGGAGGAACCCCTTCTGGAAGAGCATCACGCCGGGCTGGTCGCCCGTTTCCGGAACTATTTCCTGACCGGACTGATTGTCGCAGGGCCGGTCGCCATCACCCTGTATCTGACCTGGTGGTTCGTGAACTGGGTGGACAACCTGGTCCGCCCGTTCGTGCCGACGGCCTACCGGCCGGAAACCTATCTGCCGTTCGGATTGCCGGGCTCCGGGCTGATCGTCGCGGTGTTTGCGCTGACGATGCTGGGTTTCCTCACCGCCAATTTGATCGGACGGACGCTGGTTGATCTTGGCGAACGGCTGCTCGGCCGCATGCCGGTGGTGCGCGCGATCTATCGCGGCCTGAAGCAGGTGTTCGAGACGCTGTTCTCCGGCAAGGGTTCGAGCTTCCGGAAGGTCGGCCTGGTCGAATTTCCCTCGCCCGGCATGTGGTCGATCGTCCTGATCTCGCAGTCGCCGAGCGCGAATGTCGCGAGCCAGCTTCCCGGCCAGGAGGAGCACATCTCGGTGTTCCTGCCCTGCGCGCCGAACCCGACCACGGGTTTCTTCTTCTACGTGCCAAAGAGCAAGATCATCGAAGTCGACATGAGCACCGAGGACGCCGCAACCCTGATCATGTCGGCCGGCGTGGTGCAGCCCGGCTCCGACCCGCAGAAGCGCAACGCCGCGCTGGCCGGCATGGCGAATGCGGCACGCGTGGCGAATTCAGCAGCCGCACTGCAGCCAGCTCCCGCAAAGGTGAAGGTGGAGTGA
- a CDS encoding dihydrodipicolinate synthase family protein gives MTKKIEGIIPVMITPFTESGGIDYPGLGRLVEWYIDNGSDALFAVCQSSEMQFLTLDERVELAAFVRQAAARRVPVIASGHISESLDDQLTELTAIAATGVDGMVLVTNRLDARQEGGTKFIDDLTWLLDRLPKHIPLGLYECPAPYRRLLSDDELKFCANSGRFVILKDVSCDLETVKRRVALTKGTPLAIVNANAAIAFDAMKAGSRGFTGVFTNFHPDLYQWMMTEHASHPALADELSVFLALSAMAEPMGYPKLAKLYHQRLGTFECTDSRAVTYDVHEKFWALEDLLDKIVEGTELYRGRIADAAARHPAPISGTASSRSYR, from the coding sequence ATGACCAAGAAGATCGAAGGCATCATTCCCGTGATGATCACGCCGTTCACCGAAAGCGGCGGGATTGACTATCCCGGCCTCGGCCGGCTGGTGGAATGGTACATCGACAATGGTTCGGACGCGCTGTTTGCGGTCTGCCAGTCCAGCGAAATGCAGTTTCTCACGCTTGACGAACGCGTCGAACTCGCCGCTTTCGTCAGACAAGCCGCCGCCCGCCGCGTGCCGGTGATTGCCTCCGGCCACATCAGCGAAAGCCTGGACGATCAGCTCACTGAACTGACCGCGATTGCCGCAACCGGCGTCGACGGTATGGTGCTCGTCACCAACCGTCTCGACGCCAGGCAGGAAGGCGGGACGAAGTTCATCGACGACCTGACCTGGCTGCTCGACCGGCTGCCGAAGCACATTCCGCTCGGCCTCTATGAGTGCCCGGCGCCCTATCGGCGTCTGCTCAGCGACGACGAACTGAAATTCTGCGCGAATAGCGGCCGCTTCGTCATTCTCAAGGATGTCTCCTGCGACCTCGAAACGGTCAAGCGTCGCGTGGCGTTGACGAAGGGCACGCCGCTTGCCATCGTCAACGCCAATGCGGCGATCGCCTTCGATGCGATGAAAGCGGGCTCACGCGGCTTCACCGGCGTGTTCACGAACTTCCATCCCGATCTCTACCAGTGGATGATGACCGAGCACGCCAGCCATCCGGCGCTGGCGGACGAGCTTTCGGTTTTTCTCGCGCTGTCGGCGATGGCCGAACCGATGGGCTATCCGAAGCTGGCAAAACTCTACCACCAGCGTCTCGGTACATTCGAGTGCACCGACAGCCGTGCCGTCACCTACGATGTCCACGAGAAATTCTGGGCGCTGGAGGATCTGCTCGACAAGATCGTCGAGGGCACCGAACTCTACCGGGGCCGCATTGCCGACGCCGCGGCGCGTCATCCCGCGCCGATCAGCGGCACGGCTTCATCGCGCTCATACAGGTAG
- the prfH gene encoding peptide chain release factor H, whose product MIRLLFTSGRGPAECQIAVRKAIATLVAEAAALGLETDCVEGPSPDKHGPGSAIVVIHGEAAATFARPWIGAIQWVAQSPVRPHHKRKNWFIGVVELPAPPEAPKALAAQDVHFEAFRAGGPGGQHQNKTESAVRATHIASGLSVVAREERSQHRNKALALERIAALLRLQGELEAITARNDAHAAHDRLERGRAVKRFKGMAFKTA is encoded by the coding sequence ATGATCCGGCTTCTCTTCACCAGCGGACGCGGTCCGGCGGAATGCCAGATCGCGGTCCGGAAAGCCATTGCAACGCTCGTGGCCGAAGCTGCTGCGCTAGGGCTTGAAACCGACTGCGTAGAAGGCCCGAGCCCCGACAAGCATGGTCCGGGCTCGGCCATCGTCGTGATCCACGGCGAGGCCGCGGCCACGTTCGCGCGGCCATGGATCGGTGCGATCCAATGGGTGGCGCAAAGCCCGGTCCGGCCGCATCACAAGCGCAAGAACTGGTTCATCGGCGTCGTCGAGCTTCCGGCACCGCCGGAAGCCCCGAAGGCGCTGGCAGCGCAGGATGTCCACTTCGAAGCCTTCCGGGCCGGAGGTCCCGGCGGCCAGCATCAGAACAAGACCGAGAGCGCCGTGCGCGCCACCCACATCGCCAGCGGGCTTTCTGTCGTGGCGCGGGAGGAACGCTCGCAGCACCGCAACAAGGCGCTGGCCCTGGAGCGGATTGCGGCGCTACTCCGGCTGCAGGGCGAACTCGAAGCGATCACCGCGCGGAACGATGCGCATGCAGCGCATGATCGGCTGGAACGCGGGCGGGCGGTGAAGCGGTTCAAGGGCATGGCCTTCAAGACGGCATAG